The Henckelia pumila isolate YLH828 chromosome 2, ASM3356847v2, whole genome shotgun sequence genome includes a window with the following:
- the LOC140881655 gene encoding protein OCTOPUS-like, with translation MNSNATVVDPTAPPPPPPQPPRSSFSCDRHPDEKFSGFCPSCLCERLTTLDKSSPNTPSSSRRPSSASAAAAAAIKSLFSSSSSKPIANTNSLPPPVPPKPSKPTSFLPELRRTKSFSATKNEALGHFCEPQRKSCDVRVRNSSTLWSLFALDGDNKGTAKKPSAPIPASQNRPEYSQNSRNYESCVANKPVFEETENEDEFKDAENMGSPLVDDDDDGGDEITPVLDSNLENLRNISETEVNNAGVIEADVFNTDNLKLMKDHIDLDTRGKKTSGGGFWAAASVFSKKWHNWRRKQKVKKQNNGESAAALPVDKPISRQYRETQSEVADYGFGRRSCDTEPRFSLDVGRISFDDPRYSFDEPRASWDGHLIGRAFPRIAPMISVIEDSPVTRVTRSDMQIPVEEPMTKPINITDECEAVPGGSAQTKEYYSDSSSRRRKSLDRSSSMRNAEAVMAADIDTKVLPTTADHVLGPKLSARESSRDPNMNSLRDDVSETFELSKGFRDDLKNGERKESKKSRSWSWRIWGFIYRLGNGNKFDVEDRYGGINGVERSFSESWEELNRRANGVAMAGGFNRKAFRSNSSVSWRNSNHFGGSFGSSRKPNLETNGSENKRRDEFVLEKNRSARYSPNHIYNGPLRFYLTPMRSGRRGSIIKPTNSHSITRSVLRLY, from the coding sequence ATGAATTCTAACGCCACCGTCGTTGACCCAACAGCGCCTCCGCCTCCGCCGCCACAGCCGCCGCGGTCCTCTTTCAGCTGTGACCGCCACCCTGATGAGAAGTTCTCCGGATTTTGTCCATCTTGCCTCTGTGAGCGCCTTACCACATTAGATAAGTCCTCACCCAACACTCCCTCGTCATCTCGCCGCCCCTCCTCCGCTTCGGCAGCCGCCGCTGCCGCCATTAAATCGCTGTtctcatcttcatcttcgaaacCCATCGCTAACACTAACTCTCTCCCACCGCCAGTCCCTCCCAAGCCTTCCAAACCCACCTCGTTTCTGCCTGAACTGCGACGTACGAAGTCATTTTCAGCTACCAAGAATGAAGCTTTAGGCCATTTCTGCGAGCCCCAGAGAAAATCTTGTGATGTTAGGGTGAGAAACTCGAGTACTCTCTGGTCTCTTTTTGCTCTAGACGGCGATAACAAGGGCACTGCTAAGAAACCCTCTGCTCCGATTCCAGCCTCTCAAAATCGCCCAGAGTATAGCCAGAATTCTAGAAATTACGAGTCTTGTGTTGCCAATAAGCCCGTTTTTGAGGAAACAGAAAATGAGGACGAATTTAAAGACGCTGAAAATATGGGATCTCCCCTGGtggatgatgacgatgatggtgGAGATGAAATAACTCCAGTCCTAGATTCTAATTTGGAGAATCTGAGAAATATTAGTGAAACCGAGGTGAATAATGCTGGTGTAATTGAAGCAGACGTTTTTAATACGGATAATTTGAAACTTATGAAGGACCACATAGATCTTGATACCCGAGGAAAGAAGACTTCAGGCGGAGGATTTTGGGCAGCTGCCTCGGTTTTCAGCAAGAAATGGCACAACTGGAGGCGGAAGCAGAAGGTTAAAAAGCAGAACAATGGAGAAAGCGCAGCCGCATTACCTGTGGATAAACCAATCTCAAGGCAGTACCGGGAAACTCAGTCAGAGGTGGCCGATTACGGGTTTGGGAGGAGGTCTTGTGACACGGAGCCAAGGTTTTCACTTGATGTTGGAAGGATCAGCTTCGATGATCCAAGGTATTCGTTCGACGAGCCTCGAGCCTCTTGGGACGGGCATTTGATTGGAAGGGCTTTTCCAAGAATTGCACCAATGATTTCTGTGATTGAGGATTCCCCAGTCACGCGTGTCACTCGCTCTGATATGCAAATTCCAGTGGAAGAGCCGATGACCAAGCCAATTAACATTACTGATGAGTGTGAAGCTGTGCCTGGAGGGTCTGCACAGACAAAGGAGTATTACTCAGATTCTTCTTCAAGGCGAAGGAAGAGTCTCGACAGGTCTAGCTCAATGAGGAACGCAGAAGCTGTCATGGCTGCAGATATTGACACTAAAGTGTTGCCTACAACTGCAGATCACGTTCTTGGGCCAAAATTATCGGCCAGGGAGAGTTCGAGGGATCCAAATATGAATTCTTTgagggatgatgtttctgagacTTTTGAGTTGAGTAAAGGATTCAGGGATGATTTGAAAAATGGTGAACGGAAGGAGTCCAAAAAGTCTAGGAGTTGGAGTTGGAGGATATGGGGATTCATATACCGGCTTGGTAATGGAAACAAATTTGACGTCGAGGATAGGTATGGTGGAATAAATGGCGTGGAGAGGTCATTCTCGGAGTCTTGGGAGGAGTTGAATCGGAGAGCGAATGGGGTGGCCATGGCTGGTGGATTCAACAGAAAGGCATTTAGGAGCAATAGTAGTGTGAGCTGGAGAAACTCCAATCACTTTGGCGGATCATTTGGTAGCTCGAGGAAACCAAATCTTGAAACAAATGGAAGCGAGAATAAGAGGAGAGACGAATTCGTACTGGAAAAGAATAGGAGTGCAAGATATTCTCCTAACCATATTTATAATGGACCATTGAGGTTTTACTTGACGCCTATGAGAAGTGGGCGAAGAGGTAGTATAATCAAGCCTACTAACTCGCACTCGATCACAAGAAGCGTTCTTCGTTTGTACTGA
- the LOC140878093 gene encoding uncharacterized protein: MVGEPPRTRNNNRGDNANPPPGISLSREDLAAIATIVATTLQGMGNTNGNDDSNGNPPPPSPAQNGVKFHYESLRKNQTEMFKGDADPEMGRNWMKKMEDQLRLLEVPEALKVEVTIPFLEDKARKWWEAISPAVLAAGPVTWQQFSTAFLKQYFPTEVRIQKLSEFENLMQSSDMTVVEYTSKFNELRSYAPTIMGDDELKLHRFKKGLSSRIQSALAVYQPANFADLMGAAIRAESDIVVKFPRKSSYAPPATSDMKGNAVGTMAPVSTVEKWDTELLNVPNP, encoded by the exons ATGGTCGGAGAACCCCCAAGAACACGCAACAACAATCGTGGGGATAATGCGAATCCACCTCCAGGAATCAGTCTTAGCAGAGAAGACCTTGCGGCTATTGCAACAATAGTGGCGACGACCCTCCAAGGGATGGGAAATACAAATGGCAACGACGACAGCAATGGCAATCCGCCACCTCCTTCACCTGCTCAGAATGGAGTCAAATTCCATTATGAATCTCTTCGCAAGAATCAAACTGAAATGTTCAAGGGAGATGCTGACCCAGAGATGGGACGAAATTggatgaagaagatggaggaccAACTGCGTTTACTTGAAGTCCCTGAAGCACTTAAAGTGGAGGTGACAATTCCTTTTCTGGAGGACAAAGCAAGGAAATGGTGGGAAGCCATTTCACCTGCTGTGCTAGCTGCGGGACCAGTCACATGGCAACAGTTCAGTACTGCGTTTTTGAAGCAGTACTTTCCAACGGAGGTTCGAATACAGAAATTGAGCGAATTTGAAAATCTCATGCAATCTTCAGATATGACAGTGGTGGAGTACACCTCCAAGTTCAATGAGCTCAGGTCTTACGCCCCAACTATTATGGGAGATGATGAGCTAAAGTTGCACCGGTTCAAGAAGGGGTTGAGCAGCAGAATCCAGTCTGCATTAGCGGTTTATCAGCCTGCCAACTTTGCAGACTTGATGGGAGCAGCCATCCGAGCTGAATCAGatattgttgtgaaatttcctcgcaa ATCAAGCTATGCCCCACCTGCCACCTCCGACATGAAGGGGAATGCCGTCGGAACAATGGCGCCTGTTTCAACTGTGGAAAAATGGGACACCGAATTGCTCAATGTCCCGAACCCATGA